In the genome of Carya illinoinensis cultivar Pawnee chromosome 13, C.illinoinensisPawnee_v1, whole genome shotgun sequence, the window CTGAAACACGTCTATTAAACATAAAACTTAGGATTCCTCTCACTTTAGCCTTAAAAGAAAGCAAGACGTGGAATTGCAAGGGATCATTGCTTTTCTCAAGCTGCTGCTCATATATATAGCAGTTTTGTGTCATCGAGGCAAGCATCTTGCACTAAAGACAGATTAAACAGTACTCTCTTCCCTGTACAGGAGAGAAGAAAGGATGTTCTTTTCTGGGATCGTTTAGGATCATTGGATGGTCAAGAGAAGCTGTGGGTTCGGAGCACCCATTCCCTGAATTAACAATATAGGTTCTTTTGTCGCAACAAAACAACATTCAACGTTGGGTTCAAGAACATGATTCAACAAGACAGGTAAATGTTAACATTCAActaaaaatgacaataaaagcTTCTTTCCAATAAAACTTGCAAGTAGTGGGGCAGCAAAAGGGACCAAAACTAGCTCTCCATAGAGCGAAAATTCCAGGCAATTAGGTATTAGTGGCCCTAGTATAGATCTGCTGACTGGAGTGAGCAGAGATCATCCTAATCGAACCCCTTGCCATCAAATCCTTAATTGCTCTGCGTGCCAGAGATCCACTAATCTGAAAATTAcaagtatacaagaaaaagaaataatcaaTAACCAACCATCATcatttataaagtaaatttatacCTTGACTAATCCCAAATAAAGAACttgtttagaaaataaaattcaaatgtatTACAACTCTGATAAACCGTTTCAAATTGTCACAAAAGGTACAGAGTCTCGTGTATGGGGTAACATTTATCATAGATTACTTTCCACTGCAACATATTATGATGCTTGTTATCCTAGATATATGGCATATTCAAAGGAAGCCAAAGCATTCTATTCCATTTAAGCAATCTTTACCAAGAACCCAAGGAAAAAAATCTTATCTTCCAACAAGAACTCAAAAGGGATATGGATACGTCTTGTAACTATTTAATTCTCTCGCATTGTTTCTATCAATAAAAACAAACCAGTGACTCACCAGGAAATATCAGAACTAATCATATTGCATGGGATAAAATGGCAGGTATGATTAACTCGTGGAAAAGTGTAATCCCAATGTACTATTATTAGCactaataaaacaataaagacGGTCCATATCCAACTTCTTAACTAACTTTGGACATTACAGCCAGCAGGATTTTTCAGGTGCATTTGCATGGTGATAAATTTTAGCAAAATCGGAACCAAGGTCGTCGAGGCCTCTTTATAGGCCTTCTCGTGTAACTAGGGCATATTATTCAACTACTCAATGAGGAAAAGTAGGAATTCTTAGTATATTTCAGATGCagataattacaaaattaagagCAAGATACCACACCAAAGCATGATACACAGGACATAATTGCAACGTGTCAAATACCAAGcaaaaaaacataaacacacTAGAAAGACAAAATCTCAAACATTACCCTCAAACGATCAGACAAGATTGATGGTGTTATAAGCTTGTACTTGGGAGCTTCAGAAAGCAGCTTGTCGTAAGTTGCCTGATCGAACAGAACCATATTGTTCACCTTCTCCTTTTGTTTACCCTTGCTCCATTTCTACAATTACCATTTAAAAAAACTGAGAGGCTACACAGAAACCTCAACCAGATCAAACCTAAGATCCGCGGAACCTAACATAGCATCAATGAGGAATTCCAAATCTCATTTATAGAACCTCAATTGCGgatctttaaaaaattcaagcatCCAATGTCTCGTTAGTCCTTAAAATGAAGAATACTTATTTATATCAAACAAAGGCAGCAAAAAGCTAaaacaacacacacacacaccctctTAATTAATACCTTATTTAATAAACACTAACATTACTTTAAAAAAGGTTATTACACGTTGTGGGAAATTGATCATTTCCGTTGTAAACACTAAAATTCATGCCAATGGACCCTAGAAACTACATAATTGCAGATAAACTACAATAAATCCAAACCCAGCAACACACAGAAGCTAAATGCAAATAGAGCCCTAACCCTAGTTTTACCTTCTTCTTCTGCTTGCCTCCACCAGACTTGGCAGGCTTCGATGATGGAGGAGGAGCCTTCTCCTTCTTAGGCGCCTACATCACGATAGAAGAGTGGAAATTAGTTTCAGAACACGAttatacaagaaaaaaatataatcagaACAGGGATGATTCCAGATTTGGCTTCGTACCATAATATCTAGGAGGTGATTTCAACTCTCAAGAGATCTGAGAGGGCCGAATCGCAGAAGCTACTTGCG includes:
- the LOC122292951 gene encoding 40S ribosomal protein S25, whose amino-acid sequence is MAPKKEKAPPPSSKPAKSGGGKQKKKKWSKGKQKEKVNNMVLFDQATYDKLLSEAPKYKLITPSILSDRLRISGSLARRAIKDLMARGSIRMISAHSSQQIYTRATNT